From the Carya illinoinensis cultivar Pawnee chromosome 4, C.illinoinensisPawnee_v1, whole genome shotgun sequence genome, one window contains:
- the LOC122306443 gene encoding protein SIEVE ELEMENT OCCLUSION B-like, with amino-acid sequence MSKESVFRTGCLVATFNVTHQEIYPHSVSGTLMPHGSIDMCMCKVVAISPLSQEKESAVKMKGYKIIEEDIEKLLDHFVFMLEFNCTEIGTQGLEKLEGQMWMADHSSQLWTLEQLSLELAQDGEIELKTTLISILSKLSGYSWAAKAVLTLAAFALNYGDFWDLSQVQSLDRLANSVGITKPVTAILNRPDIRNCKKAIGELSNMIKDTLEVIECIVELENYHAQFKCAVLVKMSKFLSLTCSVYHVKVMNSVRRDKILELLPLSKKMNVTLNLLKMQIEECHQQIGEVKAYWRMMEIPVTPTKIVEAFKALILSEENLQQLIDGSTNKMLSIDVLKKKSLLLFISAMDISIEEISILNPIFNGTREEEQYKIVWIPVVGKWSDEMQAKFEILRSNIAWYILPYFSSIVDNQFITEEWHFKNKPIVVVINQQGVVEHPNALRMIRLWGMKAFPFTITIEKELIPEEPRPEFSRINRALKRPFVYQDDEDYTFFFGFANIKWKQRFTSNLTKMSNDWDMKNSNTRIRWFLIGEGNEEDDVQKLVNAKLHDPRNLLYSFKSDSGWVVLRKVPDTTVVSDHGTSILKVLEKLGSVKKFGFQYCFENCYRKL; translated from the exons ATGTCAAAGGAGTCCGTCTTCCGTACTGGGTGCCTTGTTGCTACCTTTAATGTGACTCACCAGGAGATCTATCCACATTCTGTATCTGGCACTTTAATGCCACATGGCTCCATTGATATGTGCATGTGCAAGGTCGT gGCCATTTCACCCTTGTCGCAGGAGAAAGAGAGCGCAGTGAAAATGAAAGGGTACAAGATCATAGAAGAGGACATTGAGAAACTTCTTGATCATTTTGTATTCATGCTTGAGTTCAACTGTACAgaaatt GGTACTCAAGGCCTGGAGAAACTGGAGGGTCAGATGTGGATGGCCGACCACAGTTCACAATTGTGGACACTGGAGCAACTTTCCTTGGAG CTGGCTCAAGACGGGGAAATCGAACTCAAAACAACATTAATATCAATACTTAGCAAGCTCTCTGGCTATTCATGGGCAGCAAAGGCAGTGCTGACGCTTGCGGCATTTGCTTTGAACTATGGAGATTTCTGGGACCTTTCACAGGTGCAGTCATTAGACAGACTCGCCAACTCAGTGGGAATCACAAAGCCTGTAACTGCCATCTTAAATCGCCCAGACATTCGAAACTGCAAAAAAGCAATTGGGGAGCTTAGCAATATGATCAAGGACACGCTGGAAGTAATCGAATGCATTGTTGAGTTGGAAAACTAT CATGCACAATTCAAATGTGCTGTCTTAGTAAAGATGAGTAAGTTCTTGTCCTTGACATGTTCTGTCTACCATGTCAAAGTTATGAATTCTGTTCGTAG GGACAAGATACTGGAATTATTGCCCTTGTCTAAGAAGATGAACGTCACTCTTAACCTGCTAAAGATGCAGATAGAAGAATGCCATCAACAAATAG GGGAAGTGAAGGCATACTGGCGAATGATGGAAATTCCGGTAACACCTACAAAAATCGTTGAGGCTTTCAAGGCGCTGATTTTATCCGAGGAGAATCTGCAGCAGCTTATTGATGGCTCCACAAACAAAATG TTGAGTATCGACGTGCTGAAAAAGAAGAGTCTTCTATTGTTCATTTCGGCTATGGACATTTCCATCGAAGAAATCTCGATTTTAAACCCCATTTTTAATGGAACAAGGGAGGAGGAGCAGTATAAAATTGTATGGATCCCAGTGGTGGGGAAGTGGAGCGATGAGATGCAAGCCAAGTTTGAGATTTTGCGGTCCAACATTGCATGGTACATACTGCCGTATTTTTCATCAATAGTAGACAACCAGTTCATTACGGAGGAATGGCACTTTAAGAATAAGCCTATCGTCGTGGTGATAAACCAACAAGGGGTGGTGGAACACCCAAATGCTCTTCGCATGATTCGATTATGGGGGATGAAGGCCTTCCCTTTCACCATCACAATTGAAAAGGAACTAATACCTGAAGAACCGCGCCCTGAATTTAGTAGGATCAACAGAGCACTAAAACGACCGTTCGTG TATCAGGACGACGAGGATTATACTTTCTTCTTCGGATTCGCCAATATCAAGTGGAAGCAACGATTTACtagtaatttaactaaaatGTCTAATGATTGGGACATGAAGAACTCGAACACTCGCATAAGGTGGTTTCTAATTGGAGAAGGAAACGAAGAAGATGATGTACAAAAATTAGTGAATGCAAAGCTGCATGATCCCAGAAATTTGCTGTATTCCTTCAAAAGTGATAGTGGATGGGTTGTGCTCCGCAAAGTTCCCGACACGACAGTAGTTAGTGATCATGGGACATCGATTCTGAAGGTCTTGGAGAAGTTAGGATCTGTTAAAAAGTTTGGCTTCCAATATTGCTTTGAAAATTGCTATAGAAAGCTTTAA